In Acidobacteriota bacterium, one genomic interval encodes:
- a CDS encoding M48 family metalloprotease, which produces MRLLRIATTAILIVLLMAVHGGAQTSSRTEKVEGYAEYHRGEWLVVDGQRLVLPPSVPIRARGGPFTSLREVPLGHEVEARGRRDTSGALVVSTIAVKPNGDALFERDIRQATDQMEAMWLERGEIVEEDESGRGQRIGRIVESGPQVDRAERILRRLAPPYLGAESVRVRVVESKEWNAMAMGNGALWVFSGLLDDMDDDEVAIVLGHELAHYTHEHSRRGFRRAMWTQLLAIGVAVVADAALESERTKAIVGLASAFSLLAWQSGYGRDHEDQADRVGMRYAHEGGFDVSKGPALWEKFAKRYGQPNAVANFFFGNHSQASARARHLRREIDLNYRSY; this is translated from the coding sequence ATGCGGCTGCTTCGAATCGCGACGACGGCCATCCTGATCGTCCTCCTGATGGCCGTGCACGGCGGCGCTCAGACCTCGTCGCGCACCGAGAAGGTCGAGGGATACGCCGAGTACCACCGCGGCGAGTGGCTCGTCGTCGACGGACAGCGCCTCGTGCTCCCGCCGAGCGTCCCGATCCGCGCAAGGGGTGGCCCATTCACGTCGCTTCGTGAGGTGCCGCTCGGCCACGAGGTCGAGGCGCGCGGCCGGCGCGACACGAGCGGAGCGCTCGTGGTCTCCACGATCGCCGTGAAACCCAACGGCGACGCGCTCTTCGAGCGCGACATCCGCCAGGCCACCGATCAGATGGAGGCCATGTGGCTCGAGCGGGGCGAGATCGTCGAGGAAGACGAAAGCGGCCGCGGGCAGCGCATCGGACGCATCGTCGAGTCGGGCCCGCAGGTCGATCGGGCCGAGCGCATCCTGAGGCGCCTGGCGCCGCCGTATCTCGGCGCGGAGAGCGTCAGAGTGCGTGTCGTCGAGTCGAAGGAGTGGAACGCCATGGCGATGGGCAACGGCGCGCTCTGGGTGTTCTCGGGCCTGCTCGACGACATGGACGACGACGAGGTGGCTATCGTCTTGGGTCATGAGCTCGCGCACTACACCCACGAGCACTCACGGCGCGGCTTCAGGCGGGCGATGTGGACCCAGTTGCTGGCCATCGGCGTGGCGGTCGTCGCAGATGCCGCCCTCGAGAGCGAGCGCACCAAGGCCATCGTCGGCCTCGCGTCGGCGTTCTCGCTGCTCGCGTGGCAGAGCGGCTACGGGCGCGACCACGAGGACCAGGCCGACCGCGTCGGGATGCGCTACGCGCACGAAGGCGGCTTCGACGTGTCGAAAGGACCGGCCCTGTGGGAGAAGTTCGCGAAGAGGTACGGCCAGCCGAACGCCGTGGCGAACTTCTTCTTCGGGAATCACTCGCAGGCGAGCGCCCGCGCCCGCCACCTGCGGCGCGAGATCGACCTCAACTACCGGAGCTACTGA
- a CDS encoding c-type cytochrome: MSAHVAGRLLVVLTALTVVVIGVRADSPNPSQASGAPAAQVDAAALYKKHCQVCHGAKGDSKLPGMSFVDGQWKHGTSVKEMSALIKDGIPGTAMLPFKSKLKDPEVEELAKFVRAFDPALK, from the coding sequence ATGTCCGCACACGTCGCTGGTCGTTTACTCGTCGTCTTGACGGCGCTGACGGTCGTCGTCATCGGCGTCCGCGCCGACTCCCCCAACCCGTCGCAGGCGTCGGGGGCGCCAGCCGCACAGGTTGACGCCGCCGCGCTGTACAAGAAGCACTGTCAGGTCTGCCACGGAGCCAAGGGCGACTCGAAGCTGCCCGGCATGAGCTTCGTCGACGGCCAGTGGAAGCACGGCACCAGCGTGAAGGAGATGTCGGCGCTCATCAAGGACGGCATCCCGGGCACGGCCATGCTGCCCTTCAAGTCGAAGCTGAAGGATCCCGAGGTCGAGGAGCTCGCGAAGTTCGTGCGCGCCTTCGATCCCGCCCTCAAGTAA
- a CDS encoding AAA family ATPase — protein sequence MTVGARRTARIVVTGSECTGKTTLALALAGTLGAPCVPEFARAYAEAKGRVLDASDVEPIARGQMTAEDRVVETGVPLAVLDTDLVSTVVYARHYYGACPAWIEAAARQRLGTLYLLCDVDLPWQADDVRDRPRHRVELHAAFVATLEACEARVALVRGVGDERFALARLAVERLT from the coding sequence GTGACCGTTGGCGCACGCCGGACGGCACGCATCGTGGTGACGGGTTCGGAGTGTACCGGCAAGACCACCCTCGCCCTGGCGCTCGCGGGTACGCTCGGTGCACCCTGTGTGCCGGAATTCGCGCGGGCCTACGCCGAGGCGAAGGGCCGCGTGCTCGACGCCTCCGACGTCGAGCCGATTGCGCGAGGGCAGATGACCGCCGAGGACCGCGTGGTCGAGACGGGCGTGCCGCTGGCCGTGCTCGATACCGACCTGGTGAGCACCGTCGTCTACGCGCGGCACTACTACGGCGCCTGCCCGGCGTGGATCGAGGCCGCGGCCCGCCAGCGTCTCGGGACGCTCTATCTGCTGTGCGACGTCGACCTGCCGTGGCAGGCGGACGACGTGCGCGATCGGCCGAGACACCGGGTCGAGCTCCACGCTGCGTTCGTCGCGACGCTGGAGGCCTGCGAGGCGCGGGTCGCGCTCGTGCGAGGCGTTGGCGACGAGCGCTTCGCGCTCGCCCGCCTCGCGGTCGAACGCCTTACTTGA